One region of Streptomyces leeuwenhoekii genomic DNA includes:
- a CDS encoding excisionase family DNA-binding protein — translation MADRHLTMAQVAEILGTTERFPRRLVAERRIVFVKVGRHVRIPESALNAFIDANTVRPISDRRGSLRRAA, via the coding sequence ATGGCTGACCGCCACCTCACCATGGCACAGGTGGCCGAAATCCTTGGCACCACCGAGCGCTTCCCGCGCCGCCTGGTCGCGGAGCGGCGCATCGTGTTCGTCAAGGTCGGCCGACACGTCCGCATCCCGGAGAGCGCGTTGAACGCCTTCATCGACGCCAACACGGTGCGGCCGATCAGTGACCGGCGCGGCTCCCTGCGGAGGGCCGCCTGA